The window GGCGCTTGAATTCGGTTCCTTTTCGGAAGCTGAGTTACTTGAGATTTGGAGTGTTGCAACTGAAATATTTTTTATTTCCGAGCACGCTTCAGAATACGATTCAAATAATAATAAAAATCGAATTTACATTGCTGATATTAAAGAAGCAATTATATTAGCCTCTAACCGTCTTGAATATTGCAATATTGCTGATAGTATGCAAAAAAAGTCTCCATTAGCTTTCACACAAACGCGACGTTCTAGAACTGAACATAGCTTTATAATTCCTCGACGTTGGTATGAAGATGATCCTTACTATAATGAAGGTGTAGTTGATAAATATTTGGATGAGATAAATGCACTTTCATGCTCAGAAGCGTTTGTAGTCTTAAATAAACTATTTCAGCATGAGAAAAGTGATTTCCGATGGGACATAGTGATTTCGTTTATTAAAAAAGTTGAAAGAGAATCCAGAGAAAATATACTTACATATATTCCAGTTATTGTTGATATGTTAATGCAACGACACGACGCATATTATTGGGAATGGGATGGAGCGAACAGGCTCTTTGAAGAGATTTTTAAATATTTTGACAAGGACCAAATGACATTGATATTAAAAGATATTGTTGAAAAATATTTTATTTACAGCAATAAACACAATGACAATAATTTCTTTGGACTAAATAGTGATTTGGAGTCTTTTGCGCTTTTCTATTATGCTAGTTTAGCGGAAGATGCTAACGTAAATGGTTTCAATGAAGTAGCACAAATGCACATGGACTGGATTACTGGAAATCAAATACTATCCGTAAGACAGCAATATTCAATTCAACCAGGGTTTGTAGCCGAAAACTGGAGTGATTTCTGTAAAAAGCTGATAAAACGGTGTATGAAACAAAGAAATTATTAGCAAAGTAGTTGGAATGGACATTATGATAAGAAAGAAGTTATATTAGAAAAGAAGGTGTTTGTGATCGATTTTAAAATATATAATGAAATAATTAAACTTATTAGTAGAAAAGTTGAGGGCGATTATTGGGATTATAAACAAGAATGGCATAGTGATAATGAGCGCCTTCTTCTTGATATATTATGTTTTGCCAATACTGTCCATAATAAAGATTGTTATCTAATAATTGGAGTTGCGGATAATGGTGACATTATAGGATTAACGGAAAACAGCCGAAATAGAAAGAATCAAGCGGCTGTAATAGATCTGTTATCAAATTCAATGTTCGCGGGTGATTTTGTACCAGAGGTTTCTGTTGAAACAATATTAGTAAACAAAAAGGAAATAGATGTACTTACTGTTTTTAACTCTTACGATGTACCCTTTTACCTTCGATCAAAGTCAAGAAAGTACCATTCAATTGTAGAAGGATATATTTACTCCAGAAAGAGCGATAGAAATACTCCTATCTCTGAAAATAGCTCTATGCAGCAGATTAAATTGCTCTGGAAGAAAAGGCTGGGCTTACTTAGTCCGCCGCTGGAGCAGATTGTTTCAAGGATGAGGAACAAATCAGAATGGCAAGAAATTGGTGATACATACTACAATGTATTTAACCCAGACTTTAAGATGAAGGAAGAATGGGATCAAGAAGAGTATAGGGACTACAAGCGCGAGTACTATTCGTATAATCAATATAATGAAAGCACTAATTATATCAATTTATACATTTTATGCAGAGAAACCATTTTAAAAGAATTCCAAGTAGTGTTACTAGATAGTGGTAGATATAAAACTCCTGCTCCCACATGGGGATTTATTCATGATCCAACCAGATATTCGGAGTCATTATATGTTTACAAATATATTTTAAAAGATAGTTTAGATTACGCTTTACAGCAGTTTATTTATAATGAGGATAGTGATGAAGCAAGAATCGCAAAGGGTAGATTTGATGAGGTTGTTCTATATTTTGAAAACAAGCAGGAACAAGAAGAGTTCCATCAATCAATAGAAGTTTATCCAACATGTGTTGAGAATTATATTAATGACGCAAAATTAAAGAAATATCATATTTCTTCTAACAACAAACTTGAAATTAAAGACTGTACGGAAAAGTTGATTACAGCTTTTGCTTTCAACAGATTTTTATCTGATTATCGCAGAAAAAAAGCAGGTGTTGATGTAAAAAGGATTAAGTCCATTAATATAAGGCATAAATCGTTAGATTTGTTATGCCCTTCCAATATTGCTGAGCATAGAGTTGATATCAATGAGACTGGAAAGGTAAAACATTCCCTTTACAATCGTGAAAATAGGAAAGCGGTAAATTCATATTGTTATAGCGCGGATAAGTATTGGACAAGAGATTTTCTTAATTTTGTAGAGCCAATAACAACAGATTGGGAACTCGACTACTCTGTCGATATATGTAATGGCTATGAATGGAGATGTACTCTAAAATATGATGATGGCACTTCTAAATTAATCATCGGAAATGTTGTACCCCCTCCATTCTCCGATGATATTGAACGTCGGATAAAAAATCTGGTTAGTTTTGATGAGGCACCATGGTTATTCACTTAAAATCAATCATTGGTGGCATAAAGTGAGGAGATAAATATTGAAATTCGATTTATTTAATGAGAATATCGGAGTTAGTAAAAATAAGTGGCATCCAAAAGTGCAATTCTTGAATGATAAAATCCTTTACAGAGAGCGGGAAATCATTAAGAAATGGACAGAGGGACTCATAGATAGGGATAACAAAATGGTTGTAGAATTCCAAACGACATTTCATTCGTGTTTCTGGGAGTTTTATCTTTATGCACTTTTTTGTCAGATGGGCTTAAACTTGGATCAATCTCATAATAGACCGGATTTCATTATTAAAAAGCCTTATCAATTATATATAGAAGCTGTTGTCGCAAATATCAGTAAAAGCGGTGCAAATGAAAGCCAACGAAATGCTGATGATCTTTTAAGTATGGTATCCCCTCCTTTTGTTCAGCAAGGCTTTTATGTGCATTTGAATGAGTCTATTTCCAGATTATCAAACTCAATATTGACAAAGAAAACAAAATTTACTGACAGCTATTCAAAATGTGATTGGGTAAAAGAAGAAGTCCCCTTTGCTATAGCTTTGAGCTCATACGA of the Ruminiclostridium papyrosolvens DSM 2782 genome contains:
- a CDS encoding helix-turn-helix domain-containing protein, which translates into the protein MIDFKIYNEIIKLISRKVEGDYWDYKQEWHSDNERLLLDILCFANTVHNKDCYLIIGVADNGDIIGLTENSRNRKNQAAVIDLLSNSMFAGDFVPEVSVETILVNKKEIDVLTVFNSYDVPFYLRSKSRKYHSIVEGYIYSRKSDRNTPISENSSMQQIKLLWKKRLGLLSPPLEQIVSRMRNKSEWQEIGDTYYNVFNPDFKMKEEWDQEEYRDYKREYYSYNQYNESTNYINLYILCRETILKEFQVVLLDSGRYKTPAPTWGFIHDPTRYSESLYVYKYILKDSLDYALQQFIYNEDSDEARIAKGRFDEVVLYFENKQEQEEFHQSIEVYPTCVENYINDAKLKKYHISSNNKLEIKDCTEKLITAFAFNRFLSDYRRKKAGVDVKRIKSINIRHKSLDLLCPSNIAEHRVDINETGKVKHSLYNRENRKAVNSYCYSADKYWTRDFLNFVEPITTDWELDYSVDICNGYEWRCTLKYDDGTSKLIIGNVVPPPFSDDIERRIKNLVSFDEAPWLFT